In Daucus carota subsp. sativus chromosome 4, DH1 v3.0, whole genome shotgun sequence, one DNA window encodes the following:
- the LOC108217304 gene encoding cytochrome c-type biogenesis protein CcmE homolog, mitochondrial — protein sequence MATRSLPRLLRAAAAYHRITIPLLRPHHTLTLTSPISFLRSHPTNLPSLHFFSTARRVPTRAPKVDIAARARQMQTRRLWTYALTFSCIAGFIVIVLNQFQDQLVFYITPEEAINKYSADPSKSKFRLGGLVLEGSVNQPASSSEMEFVITDLRKDILVRYQGSLPDLFREGHSVVVEGFVKPFTEEIRECKEAKSVTMKARAWDCYFSATEVLAKHDEKYMPAEVANALERNKKIIAEEAKAAEEKAAAVTG from the coding sequence ATGGCGACTCGATCACTACCTCGTCTCCTCCGCGCCGCCGCCGCCTACCACCGCATCACCATCCCCCTCCTCCGTCCCCACCACACCCTCACACTCACCTCTCCGATCTCCTTCCTCCGCTCCCACCCGACCAATCTCCCCTCCCTCCACTTCTTCTCCACCGCCCGGCGCGTCCCTACACGCGCTCCCAAAGTCGACATCGCCGCTCGCGCTCGTCAGATGCAGACGCGCCGCCTCTGGACCTACGCGCTCACCTTCAGCTGCATAGCAGGATTCATAGTCATAGTCCTCAACCAATTCCAAGACCAATTAGTCTTTTACATCACACCAGAAGAAGCAATCAACAAGTACTCAGCCGATCCTTCGAAATCGAAGTTTCGACTCGGCGGACTGGTGCTCGAAGGGAGCGTTAATCAGCCTGCCTCATCCTCCGAAATGGAGTTTGTTATAACCGATTTACGGAAAGATATATTAGTCCGGTACCAAGGCTCGTTGCCTGATTTGTTTCGAGAAGGTCACTCCGTTGTTGTGGAAGGATTTGTTAAGCCGTTTACCGAGGAAATTAGGGAGTGTAAGGAGGCGAAGAGTGTTACGATGAAAGCTAGGGCGTGGGATTGTTATTTCTCAGCGACTGAGGTTTTGGCGAAGCACGATGAGAAGTATATGCCTGCGGAAGTTGCCAATGCGTTGGAGAGGAATAAGAAGATTATTGCAGAAGAGGCCAAGGCAGCTGAGGAAAAGGCAGCTGCCGTGACTGGGtag